A genomic window from Sulfurospirillum multivorans DSM 12446 includes:
- the fliF gene encoding flagellar basal-body MS-ring/collar protein FliF, whose product MELRTLLNQIATLIQNLTLRQRIVAAVSIVVLIGFLVFLTLYKNSTSGTGNGYSVLFENTTAGDSALIIQQLEKEKVPYKVLNEGTIAVPSDVVHKQRIAIAALGIPKNSKVGFEIFDKTEFGATDFEQKIKYIRALEGELARTIESLGPIANASVHIAIPKETVFAQKQAAPTASIVLNIRPSMNLSIKQIIGIKNLVAASVSNLNAENVSVVNQDGEPLGDEQSNIFQGELVKSQMRYKKEFENNVEQKIINVLAPVIGGVDKVNAKVTIDFDFSQQDYVSETYDPNSVPRSEQSVEEKREGKEPQDVGGVPGAISNIGPVQGLENGKKSETYQKSSTTTNYEISKKVVNSKDEFAKIKRLTAAVVVDGVYKYGVDSEGNKKNELEYFSLSQEQMDAIRDVVRQTVGYNQTRGDEVTVNNFEFKPLSSDGTRAPTKDMMDKVSNYVGPLVPLVKYLIVAILLFIFYKKVIIPFSQKMVETKLDDFEDEVEPVTTHEEEGAEDTLEKFRQARKKVEDQLGIGQDFNEEALKYDVLLEKLKHVAEQKGEEFASLLQSMIRNEGDYDSSRNSSKDIG is encoded by the coding sequence ATGGAGCTTAGAACACTTTTAAACCAAATAGCAACACTTATACAAAACTTGACCTTGCGCCAAAGGATTGTTGCTGCCGTATCGATTGTTGTTTTGATTGGTTTTTTAGTGTTTCTGACGCTTTATAAAAATTCAACTTCGGGCACAGGCAATGGCTACAGTGTTCTGTTTGAAAATACAACCGCAGGTGATTCTGCACTGATTATTCAGCAACTCGAAAAAGAAAAAGTTCCTTATAAAGTGCTCAATGAAGGCACCATCGCAGTTCCGAGTGATGTCGTTCATAAACAGCGCATTGCGATTGCAGCCCTTGGCATTCCTAAAAACAGCAAAGTAGGTTTTGAGATTTTTGATAAAACGGAGTTTGGTGCGACCGATTTTGAACAAAAAATTAAATACATTCGCGCCCTTGAGGGCGAACTTGCGCGCACGATTGAAAGCCTGGGTCCTATTGCCAATGCGAGTGTGCATATAGCGATTCCAAAAGAGACCGTTTTTGCGCAAAAACAAGCGGCTCCAACGGCTTCCATTGTTTTAAATATTCGCCCCAGTATGAACCTCTCTATCAAACAGATTATCGGCATTAAAAATCTCGTTGCAGCTTCTGTTTCTAACCTCAATGCGGAAAATGTCTCTGTTGTCAATCAAGATGGTGAGCCTTTGGGCGACGAGCAGAGCAACATCTTCCAAGGTGAGCTTGTTAAAAGTCAGATGCGTTATAAAAAAGAGTTTGAGAATAATGTTGAGCAAAAAATTATCAATGTCTTAGCGCCTGTTATTGGTGGTGTGGATAAAGTGAATGCCAAAGTAACAATTGATTTTGACTTTTCACAGCAAGATTATGTGAGTGAAACGTATGATCCAAACTCAGTTCCCAGAAGTGAGCAGAGCGTTGAAGAGAAGCGTGAAGGAAAAGAGCCCCAAGATGTGGGTGGCGTTCCTGGTGCTATTAGCAATATCGGACCTGTTCAAGGGTTAGAAAATGGTAAAAAAAGTGAAACCTATCAAAAAAGTTCCACCACAACCAATTATGAAATTTCTAAAAAAGTGGTCAATTCTAAAGATGAGTTTGCAAAAATTAAACGCTTAACTGCAGCAGTAGTGGTGGATGGTGTTTATAAATACGGAGTGGACAGTGAGGGCAATAAAAAGAACGAGTTAGAGTATTTTTCACTTTCCCAAGAACAGATGGATGCCATTCGTGATGTGGTACGTCAAACGGTTGGATACAATCAAACAAGAGGGGACGAAGTCACGGTGAATAACTTTGAATTCAAGCCACTCTCCAGCGATGGAACCCGTGCTCCAACCAAAGATATGATGGATAAAGTCTCTAATTACGTAGGGCCATTGGTGCCACTGGTTAAATACCTGATTGTTGCTATTTTGCTCTTTATCTTCTACAAAAAAGTTATCATTCCCTTTAGCCAAAAAATGGTGGAGACAAAATTGGATGACTTTGAAGATGAGGTCGAACCTGTTACGACCCATGAAGAAGAGGGTGCCGAAGATACCTTGGAGAAATTTAGACAAGCGCGTAAAAAAGTGGAAGATCAACTTGGTATTGGTCAAGACTTTAACGAAGAAGCCCTTAAATACGATGTTTTACTTGAAAAGCTTAAACATGTTGCTGAGCAAAAAGGTGAAGAATTTGCTTCACTTTTACAGTCTATGATTCGCAATGAAGGCGACTACGATAGTAGCAGAAACAGTTCTAAGGATATTGGATAA
- the fliG gene encoding flagellar motor switch protein FliG, producing MMKLTEEQKTLYNELSMSEKAAILMIQLGEDSTANLFSHMEIDVVTDISKFIATAKNIDKSVANAVLEEFYVILQSNQYIRSGGMEYAKEILYRTFGAEGAQKILDKLSKSMENSQSFGYLSQIKPQQLGDFIMNEHPQTVALILAHMDPTSAAETLSFFPDQLRSEVTIRMANLGEISPSVVKRVSAVLENKLESLTSYKVEVGGPRAVAEILNRLGQKASKTTIAYIEQADEKLASIIKDMMFTFEDIMKLDGNAVREILKVADKRDLMVALKGSAEDLKRKFFDNMSQRAQEAFVEEMNFLGAVRVKDVEESQRKIVEEVQKLSEQGILQIGEAEEMIG from the coding sequence ATAATGAAACTAACAGAAGAGCAAAAAACCCTCTATAATGAACTCTCAATGTCTGAAAAAGCGGCAATTTTGATGATCCAACTGGGTGAAGATTCAACCGCTAACCTTTTTTCACATATGGAGATAGACGTTGTAACGGATATTTCCAAATTTATTGCAACGGCCAAAAATATTGATAAATCGGTTGCTAATGCTGTTTTAGAAGAATTTTATGTCATTTTACAATCCAACCAATACATCCGAAGTGGTGGTATGGAGTATGCGAAAGAGATTTTATACCGTACGTTTGGAGCGGAGGGTGCTCAGAAAATTCTTGATAAACTCTCTAAATCGATGGAAAATTCTCAAAGTTTTGGTTACCTCTCTCAAATTAAGCCTCAACAGTTGGGTGATTTTATTATGAATGAGCACCCTCAAACGGTTGCGCTTATTTTGGCACATATGGATCCAACGAGTGCGGCTGAAACACTCTCGTTTTTCCCTGATCAGTTGAGAAGTGAAGTAACGATTAGAATGGCAAACTTAGGTGAGATTTCACCTTCTGTTGTTAAAAGAGTGTCGGCTGTTTTAGAGAATAAACTCGAATCCTTGACTTCGTATAAAGTGGAAGTGGGTGGGCCAAGGGCTGTGGCTGAAATCCTCAACCGTTTGGGTCAAAAAGCGTCTAAAACAACGATTGCCTACATTGAACAAGCCGATGAGAAACTGGCTTCTATTATTAAAGATATGATGTTTACGTTTGAAGATATTATGAAACTTGATGGCAATGCCGTGCGTGAAATCCTTAAAGTTGCCGATAAACGTGATTTGATGGTAGCTCTGAAAGGCTCAGCCGAGGATCTTAAACGCAAGTTCTTTGATAATATGTCACAACGTGCTCAAGAAGCGTTTGTCGAGGAGATGAACTTCTTAGGCGCTGTTCGTGTCAAAGATGTCGAAGAGTCTCAACGAAAGATTGTTGAAGAGGTGCAAAAACTTTCAGAGCAAGGCATTCTCCAAATCGGCGAAGCCGAAGAGATGATAGGTTAA
- the fliH gene encoding flagellar assembly protein FliH: MTENIIDKEKVDDHSVKPYRFKVLGSNVADGVAPLHVNEEYVTENAFASESKHVPDEIVNIARIEEGTQNQFIEELLKKTDELTTNVVKLQIQIEKQEQDFNNRLTEELTRERENAYAQGYQKAKDEFEEVTSEMKSRYLKSIGHLDTLYKSIEERLAKLETDMSVTAFEIAKEVIKKEVSVSSSKIAASLSKALLQEVKDAIKIELRVNPKDLEALKELYAEDEKIKVTSDDAITLGGVVILSDVGNLDGNLAMRLEKVKYLLQEN; encoded by the coding sequence GTGACAGAAAATATCATTGATAAAGAAAAAGTAGACGATCACTCGGTTAAACCGTATCGGTTTAAAGTCCTAGGCTCCAACGTAGCAGATGGCGTGGCACCTTTACATGTAAATGAAGAGTACGTCACTGAAAACGCTTTTGCTAGCGAATCAAAGCATGTTCCTGATGAAATCGTTAACATTGCCCGTATTGAAGAGGGAACCCAAAATCAGTTTATTGAAGAGCTGCTCAAAAAGACCGATGAGCTGACAACTAATGTGGTAAAACTTCAAATTCAGATTGAAAAACAAGAACAAGATTTTAATAATAGACTCACAGAAGAGCTCACCAGAGAGCGTGAAAACGCCTATGCTCAAGGGTACCAAAAAGCCAAAGATGAGTTTGAAGAGGTGACATCTGAGATGAAGTCACGCTATTTAAAATCGATTGGGCATTTGGATACGCTGTATAAAAGCATCGAAGAGAGATTGGCTAAACTAGAAACCGATATGAGTGTGACGGCTTTTGAGATCGCCAAAGAGGTGATTAAAAAAGAGGTGAGTGTCTCAAGTTCAAAAATTGCTGCATCGCTTTCAAAAGCGTTATTGCAAGAGGTTAAAGATGCGATTAAAATTGAACTGAGGGTCAACCCTAAAGATTTAGAGGCACTTAAAGAGCTTTACGCAGAAGATGAAAAGATCAAAGTAACGTCTGATGATGCGATTACCTTAGGTGGCGTTGTCATTCTCAGCGACGTGGGAAACCTCGACGGCAATTTGGCAATGCGTTTAGAAAAAGTAAAATATTTACTACAAGAAAATTAA
- the dxs gene encoding 1-deoxy-D-xylulose-5-phosphate synthase: MKTLREYSIEELNEYCEQIRQKIIQTVSKNGGHLSSNVGAVELIVAMHYVFDVKNDPFIFDVSHQAYTHKLLTDRWDRFDTLREIDGISGYTRPNESPCDYFVAGHSSTSISLAVGAAKAIALKGEQYKRVPIALIGDGSLSAGMVYEALNELGDRRYPVVILLNDNKMSISKPIGAISKFLSSAMAGGFYQRIKKTTEQILQYLPESATYMAKKFEESFKLITPGILFEELGIDYIGPIDGHDVESLIRALQSARSLKKPVIVHAQTLKGKGYEMAEGYYEKWHGVGPFDVASGEAIKQGLSKNATTMYSEALMQLAKTHDNVVGVTAAMPSGTGLTPLIQAYPNRFWDVAIAEQHAVTSMCAMAKEGFKPYITIYSTFLQRAYDQVIHDACIMNLDVVFAIDRAGIVGEDGETHQGAFDISYLSAVPNMTLMAPRDERSMHAAIHYSYLHKGPLAIRYPRGSFLESDAFESLPFEYGKAQLLQQGQSSILLLGYGAGVGKAVATAKLLAEKGIEAAIVDLRFVKPLDEPLLISLAQEYDQWYVFSDSVKIGGVGSLLMVLKEKHALHVKIKSFEYEDAFITHGATHLIEKKLGISIEQLSEAILKELY, encoded by the coding sequence ATGAAAACATTACGAGAATACTCCATTGAAGAATTGAACGAATATTGTGAGCAAATTAGGCAAAAAATTATTCAGACCGTCAGTAAAAATGGTGGGCATCTGAGCAGCAATGTAGGCGCTGTGGAGCTAATTGTTGCCATGCACTACGTCTTTGATGTGAAGAATGATCCTTTTATTTTCGATGTAAGTCATCAAGCCTATACCCATAAACTCCTCACCGATCGTTGGGATCGTTTCGATACGCTTAGGGAAATTGATGGCATTAGTGGCTACACAAGACCCAATGAATCACCGTGTGATTACTTTGTTGCCGGGCATAGCTCCACCTCAATTTCACTTGCTGTAGGCGCTGCAAAAGCGATAGCACTCAAAGGAGAGCAATACAAACGCGTACCCATTGCGTTGATTGGAGATGGCTCACTCAGTGCGGGGATGGTGTATGAAGCACTCAATGAGCTAGGCGATCGCCGTTACCCTGTTGTCATTTTACTCAACGATAATAAAATGAGTATTTCAAAGCCCATTGGTGCCATTAGCAAGTTTTTATCCAGTGCGATGGCGGGTGGATTTTACCAAAGAATTAAAAAAACAACCGAACAAATTTTGCAGTACCTACCTGAGAGTGCTACATACATGGCGAAAAAGTTTGAAGAGAGTTTTAAGCTGATTACGCCTGGTATTTTATTTGAAGAGTTGGGTATTGATTATATTGGGCCCATTGATGGTCATGATGTTGAAAGCCTGATTCGTGCATTGCAATCGGCGCGAAGTCTTAAAAAACCTGTGATCGTTCATGCACAAACCCTCAAAGGCAAAGGCTATGAGATGGCGGAGGGGTACTACGAAAAGTGGCATGGTGTAGGCCCTTTTGATGTGGCAAGTGGCGAAGCGATCAAGCAAGGGCTGAGCAAAAATGCAACAACGATGTACTCTGAAGCACTGATGCAATTGGCTAAAACGCACGACAATGTCGTAGGTGTTACCGCAGCCATGCCCAGCGGCACAGGATTAACGCCTTTAATTCAAGCGTATCCAAATCGTTTTTGGGATGTGGCAATTGCTGAACAACATGCTGTAACATCGATGTGTGCCATGGCGAAAGAGGGTTTTAAACCCTATATTACAATCTACTCCACATTTTTGCAACGAGCGTATGATCAAGTGATTCATGATGCCTGTATTATGAATTTGGATGTTGTGTTTGCAATTGATCGTGCGGGCATTGTGGGTGAAGATGGCGAGACGCATCAAGGGGCATTTGATATTTCTTATCTTAGTGCCGTCCCCAATATGACCTTAATGGCACCACGCGATGAACGAAGCATGCACGCAGCGATTCACTACTCGTATCTTCACAAAGGGCCATTAGCCATTCGTTATCCAAGAGGATCATTTTTAGAATCAGATGCTTTTGAATCCTTGCCGTTTGAGTATGGAAAAGCACAACTGCTCCAACAAGGGCAAAGCAGCATTCTTCTTTTAGGGTATGGTGCAGGGGTTGGAAAAGCTGTGGCAACCGCAAAATTATTGGCTGAGAAAGGTATTGAAGCAGCGATTGTCGATTTACGATTTGTCAAACCTTTGGATGAGCCATTACTGATCTCTTTAGCGCAAGAGTATGATCAATGGTATGTCTTTAGTGACAGTGTAAAGATTGGTGGCGTTGGCTCATTGCTGATGGTATTGAAAGAGAAACATGCTTTACATGTAAAGATTAAAAGCTTTGAATATGAGGATGCTTTTATCACGCACGGTGCGACACATTTGATTGAAAAAAAATTGGGCATTAGCATTGAACAGTTATCCGAAGCCATTTTAAAGGAACTCTATTAG
- a CDS encoding Fur family transcriptional regulator has translation MNDFITLLKTKELKATPQRISVLKELGKKMHPTIDDLYEALRKENPSMSLATVYKNLATLKEKGVVIEVNTAEGKMRYDIYSKPHIHIICKQCGAIEDVDYDQNLFEYQTALEQAKSVKIDRMDVIASVESCSVCHKRS, from the coding sequence ATGAATGATTTTATCACTCTTCTCAAAACCAAAGAGCTTAAAGCAACACCCCAAAGAATATCGGTTCTTAAAGAGTTAGGTAAAAAGATGCATCCGACAATTGATGATCTTTATGAGGCACTTAGAAAAGAGAATCCATCGATGTCTTTGGCAACGGTTTACAAAAACCTTGCAACACTGAAAGAAAAAGGTGTGGTGATTGAGGTCAATACCGCTGAGGGGAAAATGCGCTATGACATCTACTCAAAGCCACATATTCATATTATTTGTAAACAGTGTGGAGCGATTGAAGATGTGGATTATGACCAAAATTTGTTTGAATATCAAACAGCGTTAGAGCAAGCTAAGAGCGTTAAAATTGATCGAATGGATGTGATTGCCAGTGTTGAGTCATGTTCTGTGTGTCACAAGAGGTCATAA
- a CDS encoding peroxiredoxin produces the protein MLVTNKAPDFTATAVLGDNQIVDNFNLYENFGSKGTVVFFYPLDFTFVCPSEIIAFDKRLEEFKNRGINVVGVSIDSQFSHFAWKNTPVNQGGIGQVRFPLVADITKQISRDYDVLFKEGVALRGSFLIDKDGTVRHAVINDLPLGRNIDEMLRMIDTMLFTNEYGEVCPAGWQKGDKGMTASTEGVADYLAHNSEKL, from the coding sequence ATGTTAGTAACCAATAAAGCTCCTGACTTTACAGCAACTGCCGTTCTTGGTGACAACCAAATTGTCGACAACTTCAATCTATACGAAAACTTTGGATCAAAAGGCACTGTTGTGTTCTTCTATCCACTCGATTTTACCTTCGTATGTCCATCTGAAATCATTGCCTTTGATAAAAGACTTGAAGAGTTTAAAAACCGTGGAATTAATGTTGTTGGCGTCTCTATTGACTCACAATTTTCACACTTTGCATGGAAAAATACTCCTGTCAATCAAGGTGGAATTGGGCAAGTAAGATTCCCATTGGTTGCCGATATTACCAAACAAATTTCTCGTGATTACGATGTTCTTTTCAAAGAGGGTGTCGCACTTCGTGGTTCATTCTTGATCGACAAAGACGGTACGGTAAGACACGCTGTGATCAATGACTTACCTCTTGGAAGAAATATTGATGAGATGTTACGAATGATCGATACGATGCTCTTTACAAATGAATACGGTGAAGTGTGCCCAGCCGGTTGGCAAAAAGGCGATAAAGGTATGACAGCAAGCACAGAAGGTGTTGCTGATTATCTAGCGCATAACTCAGAAAAACTATAA
- a CDS encoding methyl-accepting chemotaxis protein → MNSIAKKVTILQVFIVSISIFSFIFYINFYLSGYIKQETEQKIHSNITDLQQTVQVYNSALEDTAVKLFSIFEAGFGSFNVDANEKIKVNGIETPLIAAGGYTLNNNFSKVEAFKELTGAISTVFALSGDDFIRVSTSLKKEDGSRAMGTYLGKNSPAYEPIMKKQKYIGSARLFGQDYITVYAPIIEDDKILGILFIGYNFTEGLKALEAQINTMKIGEHGYFYAMNTKSEAYDIHPKNDGAKITSELDKKMLTQKNGMFHIIEEGEEKILSFQAFNKWNWVLVAKANEKDFQAANDKLRDILIITSLILTVVIVLVIWIIINQIITKPLNNLIEKAKELSSGDGDLTRKLQIKGSDEIAQASEQINHFIEKVRVLICNAKSLSSENSSISHELSTTSLQVEKLVEQSTTIVFDTTKQANQVRGNMLGSIEQAKSSKEEMIKANRSLYSASNAVVALTDEIQKSSVTEIELAQKLSQLSTDAEQVRSVLTVISDIADQTNLLALNAAIEAARAGEHGRGFAVVADEVRKLAERTQKSLIEINATINVIVQSIVNSSEQMGHNSQKIEALAISAQEVENRLQESFTIIDAVTKTTENTVDNYLQTGTEIDAIITKIGEINKISTENSRSVEEIAGAAEHLSKMTENLNHKLEEFRT, encoded by the coding sequence ATGAACTCAATAGCAAAAAAAGTGACAATTTTACAAGTATTCATTGTTTCTATCTCTATTTTTTCATTTATTTTTTACATCAATTTTTATCTGAGTGGTTATATTAAGCAAGAAACTGAACAAAAAATTCATTCAAATATTACAGATTTACAACAAACGGTTCAAGTTTATAACAGTGCGCTTGAAGATACTGCGGTGAAACTTTTTAGTATTTTTGAAGCGGGCTTTGGCTCTTTTAATGTCGATGCCAATGAGAAGATCAAGGTCAACGGTATTGAAACACCTTTAATTGCAGCAGGCGGATACACACTCAATAATAATTTTTCAAAAGTAGAAGCTTTTAAAGAGCTTACAGGAGCGATTTCAACTGTTTTTGCATTGAGTGGAGATGATTTTATTCGTGTCTCAACCTCTTTAAAAAAAGAAGACGGCTCACGTGCCATGGGAACTTATTTAGGGAAAAATAGCCCGGCCTATGAGCCCATTATGAAAAAGCAAAAATACATTGGAAGTGCAAGGCTTTTTGGTCAAGATTATATTACCGTTTACGCTCCTATTATTGAAGATGATAAAATTTTGGGAATTTTATTTATTGGTTACAATTTTACGGAGGGGCTTAAAGCACTTGAAGCACAGATCAATACGATGAAAATTGGGGAACATGGCTATTTTTATGCGATGAATACCAAAAGTGAAGCGTATGACATTCACCCAAAAAATGACGGAGCGAAAATTACTTCAGAGCTCGATAAAAAAATGCTCACACAAAAAAATGGAATGTTCCATATTATTGAAGAAGGGGAAGAGAAAATCTTAAGTTTTCAAGCCTTTAATAAGTGGAATTGGGTTTTAGTTGCCAAAGCCAATGAAAAAGATTTTCAAGCAGCAAACGACAAACTACGAGATATACTTATCATTACCTCTTTAATTCTTACCGTGGTAATTGTGCTTGTTATCTGGATTATTATCAATCAAATTATTACCAAACCGCTTAATAACCTGATTGAAAAAGCCAAAGAGCTCTCCAGTGGCGATGGCGATCTTACCCGAAAACTGCAGATTAAAGGCAGTGATGAAATCGCACAAGCGAGTGAGCAAATCAACCATTTTATTGAAAAAGTGCGTGTGCTCATTTGCAATGCAAAATCGCTCTCCAGTGAAAATTCTTCCATCTCTCATGAACTCTCAACCACCTCATTACAAGTTGAAAAATTGGTCGAACAATCAACCACCATTGTCTTTGATACCACCAAACAAGCCAATCAAGTGCGCGGAAATATGTTAGGCTCTATTGAGCAAGCTAAGAGCAGTAAAGAAGAGATGATTAAAGCCAACCGTTCACTCTACTCCGCCAGTAATGCCGTTGTTGCGCTCACGGATGAGATACAAAAAAGTTCTGTCACCGAAATTGAGTTAGCTCAAAAATTAAGCCAACTTAGTACCGATGCAGAACAAGTCAGAAGTGTTTTAACCGTCATCAGTGACATTGCGGATCAGACCAATCTCCTTGCCTTAAATGCCGCCATTGAAGCTGCACGCGCAGGAGAGCATGGACGTGGGTTTGCTGTTGTTGCGGATGAAGTACGAAAACTAGCGGAACGTACTCAAAAAAGCCTTATCGAAATTAATGCAACGATTAATGTCATTGTCCAATCCATCGTTAACTCCAGTGAACAGATGGGCCATAACTCTCAAAAAATTGAAGCACTCGCTATCAGCGCCCAAGAAGTTGAAAATCGTCTGCAAGAGAGCTTCACGATTATTGATGCGGTGACAAAAACAACCGAAAATACCGTTGATAATTATCTTCAAACAGGCACTGAAATTGATGCGATTATCACTAAGATAGGTGAAATCAATAAAATTTCAACAGAAAATAGCAGAAGCGTTGAAGAGATAGCAGGAGCGGCAGAACACCTCAGCAAAATGACGGAAAACCTCAACCATAAGCTCGAAGAATTTAGAACATAA
- a CDS encoding DUF362 domain-containing protein, producing the protein MAVKITDICIACGACIDECPVEAIVDDSDNPTGADIYYVYADKCVECVGHHDAPACAEACPTEGCIVWDAPYPGQPSRDEIGADLRKGTTPCAE; encoded by the coding sequence ATGGCAGTTAAAATTACTGATATTTGTATCGCATGTGGTGCCTGTATCGACGAGTGTCCTGTGGAAGCAATTGTAGACGATAGTGACAACCCAACAGGTGCAGATATTTATTATGTTTATGCAGACAAATGTGTAGAGTGTGTCGGACATCATGATGCCCCTGCATGTGCAGAAGCGTGCCCAACAGAAGGCTGTATCGTATGGGATGCTCCTTATCCTGGTCAGCCAAGTCGTGATGAAATCGGCGCAGATTTGAGAAAAGGCACAACGCCTTGTGCTGAGTAA
- the ndk gene encoding nucleoside-diphosphate kinase, whose protein sequence is MESTLSIIKPDAVAKNVIGKIVDRFESNGLKIAAMKKVQLSQADAEAFYAVHASRPFFGELVSFMISGPVVIMVLEGENAVLKNRDLMGATNPKEAAKGTIRADFADSIDANAVHGSDSLENAKIEIDFFFARREIL, encoded by the coding sequence GTGGAGAGCACATTATCTATTATTAAACCAGATGCAGTAGCAAAAAACGTTATTGGTAAAATTGTTGACAGATTTGAATCAAATGGGTTAAAAATTGCAGCGATGAAAAAAGTACAACTCAGCCAAGCGGATGCAGAGGCTTTTTACGCTGTTCATGCAAGCAGACCATTTTTTGGCGAATTGGTTTCATTTATGATTAGTGGTCCTGTTGTGATTATGGTTTTAGAAGGCGAAAATGCCGTTCTTAAAAACCGTGATCTTATGGGTGCAACCAATCCTAAAGAGGCAGCTAAAGGTACGATTAGAGCTGATTTTGCCGATAGTATTGATGCAAATGCAGTTCATGGTAGTGATAGTTTAGAGAATGCAAAAATCGAAATTGATTTCTTTTTTGCACGAAGAGAAATTCTTTAA